Below is a genomic region from Rana temporaria chromosome 3, aRanTem1.1, whole genome shotgun sequence.
CTCAGGATTGGTTAGCTCCAGCGTGGTTGAAGTCATGTTGTCTCATAGAGATTTTAGGTGTATATTGCTCTAGGTGTGAATTATTTCTTATAATTGTAATaatgacattatagagaggaagtAATCTCAAAGATTTATTTTCTCCCATACAGACAAAACattctaatagaaaaaaaaacaaccatgaTTTTTGTATGTGTGGTATTATGGGATCAGCTTTAAAAATAGGAGATGCTGCTCAGAATTGCATAACCCATGGAACAATTGACAAAAAATCCAGCGAAGAAGGACAGTGCTCGGCCTGGCTGTGGCAGTGGTGCTAGGTAGGAGATTGTGTGCGCAATGCGAGAACCGGCAAAAATGCGGAAATGTAAAAGTGCCGTAGATAATTCAGGATTACTGAGCACATAGAGCAGACCAAGTCCCACAAACGGTACAATGTTCTCAATGTCGTTCAAATGACACCTGTGAACACAAAAGGAAAAACTGTCACCTCCCTGGAAGAGCCAGATTTAAGTTCATACCAATAAAGCATAATTTTCCCCAGATATTTGGGAATCTATACAATGTGATGGATAAATCGATATGATGTTATGGCGAGGAGCTCTGTAGGATTTGTGATATTTTGGGACGCACTCTGCGTGATAAACTGGACGCAGCTTTTCCATTCTCCGCTGTCACAATGAAAGAATAGCCGCCGACACGCTGTAATGTCTTTTCAAATAAATGTCGACGTTGCCCATATAACCTGCTTAGCGGCTgtaatatttttacaccttttgCAAGTAAACTGGGAGCAAAGCTCAAATAGAAACTTCCTATAAATAGTAGAAATGCACAGTTTTCATTGCGGAGGGACCACCAACAACTACTGTACAAAGATCTGAGAGATGCTAAATATTCAAAATATTAACTTTTATCTGTACTCTTCTGCTGTGACTGT
It encodes:
- the MGST1 gene encoding microsomal glutathione S-transferase 1 isoform X2 — translated: MSAIEQFADSEVFRAYATYVAVVLLKMMLMSLCTAYYRITLGVFANPEDALGHAKGGDVKKFVRRDESVERVRRCHLNDIENIVPFVGLGLLYVLSNPELSTALLHFRIFAGSRIAHTISYLAPLPQPGRALSFFAGFFVNCSMGYAILSSISYF